A region of Candidatus Roizmanbacteria bacterium DNA encodes the following proteins:
- a CDS encoding response regulator: MCDDDEGIVDVAGIVLRDAGYDVTTVTVSEQIFSVINNVKPDIILLDLWMPNLSGEKIAEQLKQQKKTKDIPVIIMSASRKTEQTARRAGADDFICKPFDIEELEEIVRKYTA, encoded by the coding sequence ATCTGCGACGATGACGAAGGCATTGTAGATGTTGCCGGTATCGTCCTTCGTGATGCAGGATATGATGTAACAACAGTTACTGTCAGCGAGCAGATATTTTCCGTAATAAACAATGTCAAACCTGACATTATCCTTTTAGACCTGTGGATGCCCAATCTATCCGGAGAAAAGATTGCCGAACAGCTGAAACAACAGAAAAAGACAAAAGACATTCCTGTCATTATCATGTCCGCAAGCCGCAAAACCGAGCAAACAGCCCGCCGTGCAGGTGCTGATGATTTTATTTGCAAACCGTTTGATATTGAAGAACTAGAGGAGATTGTGAGAAAATATACTGCATGA
- a CDS encoding RNA polymerase sigma factor has translation MEKDERLLIEKLLRKDSQALHTLYKTYHAELCNFVTNRLSDHHLAEELTQDILIQFLESIRDFRYQCSVKTFLFTIARNKVIDHIRKKKDKTGLFLTSAVICRRRSGNRCHG, from the coding sequence ATGGAAAAAGATGAACGGCTTTTGATCGAAAAACTGCTCCGTAAAGATTCTCAGGCGCTTCATACTTTGTACAAAACATATCATGCTGAATTGTGCAATTTCGTCACCAATCGGCTTTCTGACCATCATCTAGCCGAAGAGCTTACTCAGGATATACTCATACAATTTCTTGAAAGCATTCGCGATTTCAGATATCAGTGTTCCGTGAAGACATTTCTGTTTACCATAGCCAGAAACAAAGTCATCGATCACATAAGGAAAAAAAAAGATAAAACGGGTCTTTTTCTCACATCTGCCGTCATTTGTCGTCGACGGTCTGGCAACCGTTGTCATGGATGA
- a CDS encoding polysaccharide deacetylase family protein translates to MYEKMALRIVGISILLLFSFYVFLQFINLRTYQIFGEIILWVITDRNVVALTFDDAPAEGTEEVLQILDQQNVKATFF, encoded by the coding sequence ATGTATGAAAAAATGGCATTACGGATTGTCGGGATTAGTATCCTTCTATTATTCTCTTTTTATGTATTTCTTCAGTTTATCAATCTGAGAACGTATCAGATCTTCGGCGAGATCATCCTTTGGGTGATCACGGATCGTAATGTCGTTGCATTGACTTTCGACGATGCACCTGCAGAAGGTACTGAAGAAGTCCTGCAGATACTTGATCAGCAAAACGTGAAAGCGACATTTTTCTAA
- a CDS encoding ChaB family protein, which translates to MPYQQRSDLPERVADTLPKHGQEIYKEAFNSAWDQYDKPSERKENRDREETAHAVAWSAVKKVYQKNSRGNG; encoded by the coding sequence ATGCCATATCAACAACGTTCTGACCTGCCGGAACGGGTCGCTGACACTCTTCCGAAACACGGTCAGGAAATATACAAAGAAGCATTCAACTCAGCCTGGGATCAATATGATAAACCTTCCGAACGCAAAGAAAACCGTGATCGGGAGGAAACTGCCCATGCCGTCGCCTGGTCCGCAGTTAAAAAGGTTTATCAGAAGAATAGCCGGGGAAATGGGTGA
- a CDS encoding DUF4118 domain-containing protein — protein MWKQIQKLNLQYFLLGFLLTLIVTLTKLQLPVIGLETPFLLFIFVVILTAYLGGFGPGLFTLFATSASIAYFSFYRRAAQSCHPVVILSE, from the coding sequence ATGTGGAAGCAAATTCAGAAACTTAACCTGCAGTATTTTCTGCTGGGTTTCTTGTTGACCTTAATTGTCACACTGACAAAGCTGCAGCTTCCGGTAATCGGATTAGAAACACCGTTTCTTCTGTTTATTTTCGTGGTTATCCTGACAGCCTATCTCGGCGGTTTCGGTCCGGGACTGTTTACGCTTTTTGCCACCAGTGCATCCATTGCATATTTTTCCTTTTACCGACGAGCCGCACAGAGCTGTCATCCGGTAGTGATTCTCTCAGAATGA
- a CDS encoding PD-(D/E)XK nuclease family protein, which yields MARKAVKIKEDLPHYWLSEEDNIILCGKIDWLEYLPETDSVHIIDFKTSKYDEDGDSLQLPIYYLLVTNTQKREVSKASYWYLERNDDLTEKELPDEKHHLNG from the coding sequence ATTGCCAGAAAAGCAGTCAAAATTAAAGAAGATTTACCACATTATTGGCTTTCCGAAGAGGACAATATCATTCTTTGCGGAAAAATCGACTGGCTGGAGTACCTGCCGGAAACGGACAGTGTCCACATCATTGATTTCAAAACCAGTAAATATGATGAAGACGGTGATTCATTGCAGCTTCCCATTTACTATCTTCTTGTCACCAACACCCAGAAGCGTGAGGTTTCAAAAGCAAGCTACTGGTACCTGGAACGGAATGATGATCTTACCGAAAAGGAATTACCCGATGAAAAACATCATTTGAACGGGTGA
- a CDS encoding phage holin family protein — protein sequence MGLIVKILINSLAVALTAYLLPNVEIDSFLTAIIVAFVLAVINTFIKPIVTILTLPINILTLGILSFIINGLFILLASNLVDGFTVTGFLWAVIFSIVLSIVSAVLGMFTK from the coding sequence ATGGGACTTATTGTGAAGATACTGATAAATTCTCTGGCAGTCGCACTTACTGCTTATCTGCTTCCGAATGTTGAAATTGACAGCTTCCTGACTGCCATCATCGTGGCTTTTGTTCTTGCCGTTATCAATACCTTTATAAAACCGATTGTAACGATACTGACATTGCCTATCAATATTCTCACGCTTGGGATACTTTCATTTATCATCAACGGTTTATTTATCCTGCTTGCCAGTAACCTTGTAGACGGATTCACAGTCACCGGGTTTCTTTGGGCAGTCATCTTCAGCATTGTTCTCTCAATCGTCTCGGCAGTTCTCGGGATGTTTACCAAATAA
- a CDS encoding PAS domain S-box protein: MGQHDGIEFIKKARHLCTSPFILLTGIQDEKLGIEAIRLGAEDYLVKSEITPELLERSILYAIERFQSKTKEQEIIQQRTLERSERHYRSLIENSADGIALMNTKFKLTYVTPSIETILGYTPEQILTINSTYNHLS, encoded by the coding sequence ATGGGACAACATGACGGCATCGAATTCATTAAAAAAGCCAGACATTTATGTACATCTCCTTTTATTCTACTTACCGGAATCCAGGATGAGAAACTGGGAATAGAAGCCATCCGTCTAGGTGCCGAGGATTATCTCGTGAAAAGCGAAATAACGCCGGAACTTCTTGAACGCTCCATCCTTTATGCCATTGAACGATTTCAAAGTAAAACAAAAGAACAGGAGATTATCCAGCAACGAACTTTGGAACGGAGTGAACGGCACTACCGGTCACTTATTGAAAACAGCGCAGACGGAATAGCACTCATGAATACGAAATTTAAGTTAACGTATGTCACGCCCTCGATTGAAACGATACTGGGTTATACTCCCGAACAAATTCTAACTATAAATTCCACGTACAATCATCTATCCTGA
- a CDS encoding YihY/virulence factor BrkB family protein: MAAALSYYALFAIPSLLLITLSLLNLFIADEQAKMTIINVAQEIIGSRSAGVISQIIQHLDENANQSDFAQWVGIIILLITATGIVGHLQRSLNRLWDTVPSHHNTFRLHLMQRFFFTAFYHSCRILLLVLFISDAVFSFLHVYLSSSIDISEPVLSTGNHIFSFILMTMIISLIYRYVPNGKMA, from the coding sequence ATGGCAGCTGCCCTTTCCTATTATGCCCTGTTTGCCATTCCGTCCCTTCTTCTTATTACGTTGAGTCTGCTGAATCTCTTTATTGCCGATGAACAGGCAAAAATGACCATTATCAACGTGGCACAGGAAATTATCGGATCAAGAAGTGCAGGAGTCATTTCGCAGATCATACAGCATCTCGATGAGAATGCCAACCAATCCGATTTCGCACAGTGGGTGGGGATCATCATTCTTCTTATCACGGCTACGGGTATTGTAGGACACTTACAAAGATCTCTGAACAGACTTTGGGATACGGTTCCTTCCCATCACAACACCTTTCGCCTTCATCTTATGCAGCGGTTTTTTTTCACTGCTTTTTATCATTCTTGCAGGATCCTGCTTCTCGTGTTATTCATTTCTGATGCCGTATTTTCATTCCTTCATGTATATCTTTCTTCGTCAATCGATATTTCTGAACCCGTACTCAGTACCGGCAATCACATATTCTCGTTTATTTTGATGACAATGATTATTTCCCTTATTTACCGGTATGTTCCGAACGGAAAAATGGCTTGA
- a CDS encoding sigma-70 family RNA polymerase sigma factor, producing the protein MDEDLERHELTQKLEQTFNELPHDYQLVLRLKYIENRSVKEISEVLVRSFKSTESLLFRARKAFIDIYSSLA; encoded by the coding sequence ATGGATGAAGACCTGGAAAGACACGAACTGACACAGAAACTGGAACAGACTTTCAATGAGCTGCCGCATGATTATCAGTTGGTTTTACGACTAAAGTATATAGAGAACAGATCAGTCAAGGAGATCTCGGAAGTACTGGTGAGATCCTTTAAATCGACGGAAAGCCTGCTTTTCAGAGCACGAAAGGCTTTCATCGATATCTATAGCAGTTTGGCGTAA
- a CDS encoding DUF2130 domain-containing protein has translation MLEQDKKLSDVLKANEELRRKLEQGSQQMQGEILELALEELLQKEFPFDEIKEVPKGVNGADIIQIVRNRAGKSAGRSSGRQNVRKAGVINGFRN, from the coding sequence ATGCTTGAACAGGACAAGAAACTCTCTGATGTTCTCAAAGCAAATGAGGAGCTGCGGAGAAAATTGGAACAAGGGTCACAGCAAATGCAGGGCGAAATCCTTGAACTTGCATTAGAGGAATTACTTCAAAAGGAATTTCCGTTCGATGAGATAAAAGAGGTCCCGAAAGGGGTAAACGGTGCCGATATCATTCAGATTGTCCGAAACAGGGCGGGAAAGTCTGCGGGACGATCATCTGGGAGACAAAACGTACGAAAAGCTGGAGTCATCAATGGATTCCGAAACTAA
- a CDS encoding YdcF family protein produces MRQETYCYCSFRRTYKNTVSFFVKNRLDHAYKIYHQKQTDRIIVAGGSSLYIDGTQEIKDADKMAQYLLSLGVPEEDIFKETQSKDMLSGAYYIKKNILVPKRIRHVRVIGSDFEEERLKFVFRKVLGKQYSAVFDFVHSQIRSEVLWNCFNYERQALANTKAFLRKMKIGQHEFLEHKFFNAKFYKEKRIGYIRTLVHQESIGKEEMHVLIFH; encoded by the coding sequence ATCCGCCAGGAAACCTACTGTTATTGTTCTTTCAGGAGGACTTACAAAAATACCGTCTCCTTTTTTGTCAAAAACAGACTCGATCACGCCTATAAAATCTACCATCAGAAACAAACAGATCGGATTATAGTTGCTGGAGGCTCAAGCCTCTACATTGACGGCACTCAGGAAATAAAGGATGCTGACAAAATGGCTCAGTATCTCCTTTCACTCGGCGTACCAGAAGAAGATATTTTCAAAGAAACACAGTCAAAAGACATGCTGAGCGGTGCATACTATATCAAAAAGAACATTCTAGTTCCCAAACGCATACGGCATGTCAGAGTAATCGGATCAGACTTCGAAGAGGAACGTCTCAAATTCGTTTTCAGAAAGGTTCTGGGGAAACAATACAGTGCTGTTTTTGATTTTGTCCACTCACAAATCAGATCAGAAGTACTCTGGAATTGTTTTAATTACGAAAGACAGGCACTCGCAAACACCAAAGCATTTTTGAGAAAGATGAAGATCGGGCAGCATGAGTTTCTGGAACATAAATTTTTTAATGCTAAATTTTATAAAGAAAAACGCATCGGATATATCAGGACATTGGTACACCAGGAATCGATCGGCAAAGAAGAAATGCACGTGCTCATTTTTCACTGA
- a CDS encoding DUF2130 domain-containing protein: protein MIWETKRTKSWSHQWIPKLKTDQRTVKAEIAVLVSEIIPDGIDHFGLSDGVWVCGYEYILGVAGALRSQLLEIASVRAAQKGQEGKMEVLYEYVTSTEFKHRVEAILESFSAMQEEIEKERRWFALKWAREEKIYGKFLIQHWECRVICRVL, encoded by the coding sequence ATCATCTGGGAGACAAAACGTACGAAAAGCTGGAGTCATCAATGGATTCCGAAACTAAAGACAGATCAGCGGACCGTGAAAGCGGAAATCGCCGTTCTTGTCTCAGAAATTATTCCTGACGGGATCGATCATTTCGGATTGAGTGACGGTGTCTGGGTCTGCGGATATGAGTATATACTGGGTGTAGCCGGTGCCCTTCGGTCACAGCTTCTTGAGATTGCGTCTGTGCGTGCCGCACAAAAAGGCCAGGAAGGGAAAATGGAAGTACTGTATGAGTATGTGACAAGCACGGAGTTTAAACATCGGGTAGAGGCAATTCTTGAGTCATTCAGTGCGATGCAGGAGGAAATTGAAAAAGAACGCCGCTGGTTTGCACTCAAATGGGCACGCGAAGAAAAAATTTACGGAAAGTTTTTGATTCAACACTGGGAATGCAGGGTGATTTGCAGAGTATTGTAG
- a CDS encoding DUF1801 domain-containing protein — MIDNKYLAEEYKAKLPKANIGKSCIRFRKIEDIDLAVLEELIQKARGSLHQKLHLIIPEA; from the coding sequence GTGATTGATAATAAGTATCTTGCAGAAGAATATAAAGCGAAACTACCGAAAGCAAATATCGGTAAAAGCTGTATCAGATTCAGGAAAATTGAAGATATTGATCTTGCAGTACTGGAAGAATTGATCCAGAAAGCCCGGGGATCATTACATCAAAAACTACACCTGATCATACCGGAAGCATGA
- a CDS encoding YihY/virulence factor BrkB family protein: MKDILVGALVTAGLFSLGKYLIGIYLDFSTVDSVYGAAGSILLLLIWIYYTSLIFFLGAEFTQIYANTHGQGISTGASKNNIPWLKLKFMII, encoded by the coding sequence TTGAAAGATATCCTCGTCGGAGCGTTAGTGACTGCCGGGCTTTTCTCTCTCGGGAAATATCTTATCGGTATTTATCTGGATTTCAGCACGGTTGATTCCGTATACGGAGCAGCCGGATCAATACTTCTTTTACTCATCTGGATATATTACACTTCACTCATTTTCTTTTTGGGTGCGGAGTTTACTCAGATCTATGCGAACACTCACGGACAGGGTATTTCTACCGGCGCTTCCAAAAATAATATCCCGTGGCTAAAGCTGAAATTTATGATAATATAA
- a CDS encoding hydroxyacid dehydrogenase, whose translation MDKRIVYFETEGWEREIIDGTFPQAELVSEQLTHENAKQYQDAQIVSSFIYSDLSKRVLEQLPQLECIATRSTGYDHIDLAYCKEHNITVCNVPEYGSNTVAEHTFALILNLTRKIYASVNQAKQLNFDHTQIRGIDVFGKTIGIIGLGKIGINVLRIAHGLKMKTLVYNRSQDPELQQRYGFEYVDIATLLSQSDIVTLHLPLVPETKHLINLDNIKTMKKGSYIINTARGGLIQTEALVQGLNEGILEELLSMSSKRKKSFQKRQRYYLPNSSRMPI comes from the coding sequence ATGGATAAAAGAATTGTGTATTTTGAAACCGAAGGATGGGAACGGGAAATCATCGACGGTACGTTCCCGCAGGCTGAACTGGTATCGGAACAACTGACACATGAAAATGCCAAACAGTATCAGGATGCGCAGATCGTTTCTTCATTCATCTACTCCGATCTCTCCAAAAGAGTATTGGAACAACTGCCGCAACTTGAATGTATCGCCACCCGTTCGACGGGGTATGATCATATTGATCTTGCTTACTGCAAAGAGCATAATATCACCGTTTGCAATGTCCCTGAATACGGAAGCAACACCGTTGCAGAGCATACCTTTGCACTTATTCTGAATTTGACCAGAAAAATTTATGCTTCAGTCAATCAGGCAAAGCAGCTGAACTTTGACCACACACAAATAAGAGGCATAGATGTATTCGGGAAAACTATTGGGATTATCGGGCTGGGGAAAATAGGCATTAACGTCCTACGTATTGCTCACGGTTTGAAAATGAAAACACTTGTTTATAACAGATCACAGGATCCGGAGCTTCAGCAGAGATATGGATTTGAATATGTCGATATCGCAACACTTCTTTCGCAGTCTGATATCGTCACGCTTCATCTTCCGCTCGTTCCGGAAACAAAACATCTCATAAACCTGGACAATATTAAGACCATGAAGAAAGGAAGCTATATCATAAATACAGCCCGCGGCGGTCTCATTCAGACGGAAGCTTTAGTGCAGGGGCTCAATGAAGGAATTCTCGAGGAGTTGCTCTCGATGTCCTCGAAGAGGAAAAAGAGCTTTCAGAAGAGGCAGAGATATTATCTCCCCAATTCCAGCAGGATGCCGATATGA
- a CDS encoding histidine phosphatase family protein, with product MKTDYTTFYIVRHGESEGNVSKILQGQMDFPLTKTGEQQAQKRAHDLKRVTFDAVFHQI from the coding sequence ATGAAAACCGATTACACCACTTTTTACATCGTACGACACGGGGAGTCTGAGGGCAATGTCAGTAAAATCCTGCAGGGACAGATGGATTTTCCCTTGACGAAAACGGGAGAACAACAGGCACAAAAAAGAGCACATGATCTAAAACGTGTCACTTTTGATGCAGTTTTTCATCAGATTTGA
- a CDS encoding PD-(D/E)XK nuclease family protein, whose amino-acid sequence MTNDPYSAVWVSHTSINDFLQCSRAYYLKHVYQDPKTGHKIKIMSAPLALGQAVHEVIESLSVLPVEQRFSTLLMDRFEEAWNNVTGKRGGFLVPIRKIFIKEKVGK is encoded by the coding sequence ATGACAAACGATCCGTATTCTGCAGTATGGGTATCTCATACCTCAATCAATGACTTTCTTCAGTGCTCACGTGCCTATTATCTCAAACACGTGTATCAGGATCCTAAAACGGGACATAAAATAAAGATTATGTCTGCTCCTTTGGCATTGGGACAGGCTGTACATGAAGTTATCGAATCACTGTCTGTGCTTCCCGTAGAGCAGAGGTTCAGTACCCTTCTCATGGACCGGTTTGAGGAGGCTTGGAACAATGTGACCGGTAAGCGCGGCGGTTTTTTAGTGCCGATACGGAAGATATTTATAAAAGAAAAGGTCGGGAAATGA
- a CDS encoding HAMP domain-containing histidine kinase, with the protein MSVSILFSGIIYRVLTLEITRFDRMHRTRIQEQLEEGRFIPLPPGQQRLRAMMEDPELVEESKDRVLYALIVLNSSIFVISGVLGYLLAGQTLLPIKEMTDEQKRFISDASHEIKTPLTSLKTAFEVFYAAKRKLLQKLKKSYRTVLPKLISFNLFLMHSSDSRTLKTESVCIDDIISIETVVNEATKKVSYLAKSKHIAIKHAGDSFTMKGNRDSIVDLVVIILDNAIKYSSEKSVIDIKTTNVFSAGTIEIQDYGMGIDKRSSAYF; encoded by the coding sequence ATGTCCGTAAGCATCCTTTTTAGCGGCATCATATACCGTGTCCTGACACTTGAAATTACCCGATTTGACCGTATGCACCGCACGCGGATCCAGGAACAGCTTGAAGAAGGAAGGTTTATTCCCTTGCCGCCCGGACAACAGCGATTACGTGCAATGATGGAAGATCCTGAATTGGTTGAAGAGTCCAAAGATCGCGTTCTCTATGCTTTAATTGTCCTGAATAGCTCAATTTTTGTCATTTCCGGTGTGCTCGGGTACTTGCTCGCCGGTCAGACACTTCTTCCGATCAAGGAAATGACCGATGAGCAGAAGCGTTTCATAAGTGATGCCTCGCATGAAATCAAAACTCCGCTTACTTCGCTTAAAACAGCCTTTGAGGTTTTTTACGCAGCAAAAAGAAAACTATTACAGAAGCTCAAAAAATCATACAGGACAGTATTGCCGAAATTGATAAGCTTCAATCTCTTTCTGATGCACTCCTCAGACTCTCGAACTTTGAAAACCGAATCCGTCTGTATTGACGACATAATTTCAATAGAAACCGTTGTAAATGAAGCTACGAAAAAGGTATCCTACCTTGCTAAATCGAAACATATTGCAATTAAACACGCAGGAGATTCATTTACTATGAAGGGAAACCGGGATTCGATCGTTGATCTGGTGGTTATCATTCTGGATAATGCTATTAAATACAGTTCTGAAAAGTCTGTGATTGATATCAAAACAACAAATGTATTTTCGGCCGGAACGATTGAGATTCAGGACTATGGGATGGGTATTGATAAAAGATCTTCCGCATATTTTTGA
- a CDS encoding PQQ-dependent sugar dehydrogenase — MNKSWIILVAVTLIFSGIYLYLDRKPRSPATSPASRIAESSPRKQSVVAENLDTPWEIVFLPDKSMLVTERKGTVRYIDPSGQLSSQPILEITDAREIGEGGLMGMALHPDFEKNGYVYLYYTYSGDENGTKNRVVRMTYDNTALSDEETIIDNIPGAQNHNGGRIAFGPDGYLYITTGDAQNPSLAQNTDSLAGKILRVTETGAPAPGNPFENLVYSYGHRNPQGLAWDARGQLWSTEHGRSGIQSGFDEVNLIRAGGNYGWPDIQGTETRGEMIAPVINSGSSDTWAPAGAAIVQDTLYFVGLRGRSLYEVSIQGESLGELSQLLNDEYGRLRVAALGPDNYLYIATSNKDGRGNPGETDDRIIKIPLK; from the coding sequence ATGAATAAAAGCTGGATCATTCTTGTGGCTGTCACGCTGATCTTTTCAGGAATATATCTTTATCTGGACAGAAAACCCAGGTCACCCGCCACATCCCCTGCAAGCCGGATTGCTGAAAGCTCACCGCGCAAACAATCAGTCGTAGCAGAAAATCTCGATACTCCATGGGAGATTGTATTTCTTCCCGACAAGAGCATGCTTGTCACAGAAAGAAAAGGAACAGTACGATATATTGATCCTTCAGGACAATTATCATCGCAGCCGATCTTGGAAATTACCGATGCCCGGGAGATTGGTGAAGGCGGTCTTATGGGAATGGCTCTTCATCCGGATTTTGAGAAAAATGGTTACGTTTATTTGTACTATACCTATTCAGGTGATGAGAACGGTACAAAAAACAGAGTCGTCAGAATGACATATGACAATACCGCACTTTCAGATGAGGAAACCATTATTGATAATATTCCCGGAGCGCAAAATCATAACGGAGGTCGGATTGCATTCGGACCTGACGGGTATCTGTATATCACGACCGGTGATGCTCAGAACCCTTCACTTGCCCAGAATACTGATTCTTTAGCAGGCAAAATCCTTCGGGTTACCGAAACTGGGGCACCGGCTCCCGGGAATCCATTTGAAAATTTGGTATATTCGTACGGTCACCGCAACCCTCAGGGTTTGGCATGGGACGCACGAGGTCAGCTTTGGTCGACAGAGCACGGGAGATCTGGTATTCAGTCCGGGTTTGATGAAGTCAACCTGATCCGGGCAGGAGGAAATTACGGTTGGCCCGATATACAAGGGACGGAAACGAGAGGTGAGATGATTGCACCGGTTATTAATTCAGGTTCCTCAGACACCTGGGCACCCGCCGGTGCCGCAATCGTTCAGGATACACTTTACTTTGTCGGTCTCCGCGGGAGATCTCTCTACGAAGTATCCATTCAGGGCGAGTCACTTGGTGAGTTAAGTCAGCTTCTGAATGATGAGTACGGAAGGCTTCGTGTTGCCGCACTCGGCCCGGATAATTATTTGTATATTGCGACAAGTAATAAGGACGGTCGGGGGAATCCTGGAGAGACAGATGACCGGATCATAAAAATTCCTTTGAAATAG
- a CDS encoding DUF389 domain-containing protein, producing the protein MASDEDFSWDISCPTKIHYSVAYSSFGFCCHQSGEFVSDYSCFSAESGKSEILTRTQPTLLDIVIALSAGTVAAFAIVQKRISSSLAGVAIATSLMPPLCVGGIGLALLNPKIASGGLLLFIANVVSIIFVSIFVFRIVGIETHGSQKLQKTGLSLLLLCWLLRRYRCFSFSKLLI; encoded by the coding sequence GTGGCCTCTGATGAAGATTTCAGCTGGGATATCTCTTGCCCGACAAAGATACATTACTCAGTCGCTTATTCTTCTTTTGGTTTCTGTTGTCATCAGTCTGGCGAGTTCGTTTCTGATTACTCTTGTTTCTCCGCTGAAAGTGGTAAGTCCGAAATACTGACCCGCACGCAACCGACATTACTTGATATTGTCATTGCTCTTTCGGCAGGAACAGTCGCGGCATTTGCGATTGTTCAAAAGAGGATTTCTTCAAGTCTGGCGGGAGTTGCGATTGCGACATCTCTTATGCCTCCCTTGTGTGTCGGGGGAATCGGCCTGGCACTTCTCAATCCGAAAATCGCTTCAGGTGGACTCCTGTTATTTATTGCCAATGTGGTTTCCATTATTTTTGTTTCAATTTTCGTTTTCCGGATTGTTGGTATCGAAACGCATGGTTCTCAAAAACTTCAGAAAACGGGATTATCTTTGTTGCTCTTATGCTGGTTATTACGGCGCTACCGCTGTTTTTCTTTCTCAAAACTACTCATTTGA
- a CDS encoding histidine phosphatase family protein, whose amino-acid sequence MRAHRTAEIIALEHKLTVQATKALRERSFGKYEGMNPTQFTQEIQELFSRWYMLSDAEWMKQRLDDTFETGEEMVSRMLTFYGNCSWKSRKNDSFRLSRRSDEKSSDSSGMGDEKRTEIACNRQYCLFYPENKWIGFQN is encoded by the coding sequence ATGCGGGCGCATCGTACTGCTGAAATTATTGCCCTTGAACATAAGCTGACGGTTCAGGCAACAAAAGCGCTTAGAGAACGGTCATTCGGTAAATATGAAGGCATGAATCCGACTCAATTCACACAGGAAATTCAGGAACTTTTCAGCCGATGGTATATGCTGTCTGATGCTGAATGGATGAAGCAGCGGCTGGACGATACGTTTGAGACGGGTGAAGAGATGGTTTCAAGAATGCTTACCTTTTACGGAAATTGCAGTTGGAAATCCCGGAAAAACGATTCTTTCCGTCTGTCACGGCGATCTGATGAGAAATCTTCTGATTCATCTGGGATGGGGGACGAAAAACGAACTGAGATCGCATGCAATCGGCAATACTGCTTATTTTATCCTGAAAACAAATGGATCGGATTTCAGAATTGA